From one Candidatus Zixiibacteriota bacterium genomic stretch:
- a CDS encoding GNAT family N-acetyltransferase yields MIETRRLILRQMREDDAEALFGIFSDPIAMTYFGVVFDRSKMDTWVRKNLEHERQHGFSLRSVILKDNGVVIGNCGLETDEIEGRTIVGIGFDFNRSYWGRGYATEAARAVLEYGFSRLGFDSIFGWIDPQNKPSQRVAKRIGMSLERYVMRGPKKYALYGIKRKDWIRGAESHHE; encoded by the coding sequence ATGATTGAAACCAGGCGATTGATATTGCGACAAATGAGAGAAGATGATGCTGAAGCGCTCTTCGGCATCTTCTCCGATCCGATTGCCATGACTTACTTCGGTGTGGTTTTTGACCGGTCCAAAATGGATACCTGGGTACGGAAAAATCTCGAACATGAGAGACAGCATGGCTTCTCCCTTCGATCTGTAATTCTCAAGGACAACGGGGTGGTAATCGGAAACTGTGGCCTGGAGACCGACGAGATTGAGGGCCGGACTATCGTGGGCATCGGTTTCGATTTCAATCGCTCTTATTGGGGTAGGGGTTATGCGACGGAGGCGGCAAGGGCGGTGCTGGAGTATGGCTTCTCCAGGCTGGGGTTTGACAGTATCTTCGGCTGGATTGACCCGCAGAACAAGCCCTCTCAACGTGTAGCAAAGAGAATCGGTATGTCATTGGAGAGATATGTCATGCGGGGACCCAAGAAGTACGCCCTCTATGGCATTAAAAGGAAAGACTGGATCCGGGGCGCGGAATCTCATCATGAATAG
- a CDS encoding GNAT family N-acetyltransferase gives MNSNPFCDISLKTERLNIRPFRPADAGQLHSVVSQPSVLEFLPEDVMTLEEVNNIIEWLQTCYQRNRPEKIVKWTLGIIWNKTSQVIGWCGLGPLDFSPKETELFCGLSESYWGRGIAVEACRALLDHTFANIGLARIVAVVDPENVRSRSLIAKLGMQLEKQVHGLPKEFQHYEGFLYYSLNNVREFHGAKLDN, from the coding sequence ATGAATAGTAACCCGTTCTGTGACATAAGCCTCAAGACTGAGCGCCTGAATATAAGGCCCTTTCGGCCGGCTGATGCCGGGCAATTGCATTCCGTGGTCAGTCAGCCCAGCGTATTGGAGTTTTTGCCTGAGGATGTGATGACCCTTGAAGAAGTAAACAACATTATTGAATGGCTTCAGACCTGTTATCAGCGGAACAGACCTGAGAAGATCGTGAAATGGACTCTTGGCATAATCTGGAACAAGACTTCGCAAGTAATCGGGTGGTGCGGGCTCGGGCCGTTGGATTTCAGCCCGAAGGAGACAGAGCTTTTCTGCGGACTCAGCGAGTCATATTGGGGTCGGGGGATCGCAGTTGAGGCTTGTCGGGCTTTGCTGGACCATACGTTTGCCAATATCGGTCTCGCTCGTATCGTAGCCGTCGTCGATCCCGAAAATGTTCGATCGCGAAGCCTGATCGCGAAACTGGGAATGCAGTTGGAGAAGCAGGTGCACGGCTTGCCAAAGGAGTTTCAGCACTATGAGGGCTTCCTTTACTATTCATTGAACAATGTAAGGGAATTTCACGGTGCGAAGCTGGACAATTGA